The proteins below are encoded in one region of Sphingobium yanoikuyae:
- a CDS encoding spinster family MFS transporter — MTDRTSSPAYRGVVLAMLLLVYTFNFLDRQILGILAGPIKAELGLTDTQLGALGGIAFALLYSTLAIPLALLADRTSRTWVITVSLAIWSGFTALCGMAGNFMQMFLFRIGVGVGEAGGVAPSYAVISDYFPQHQRARALSIYSLGIPLGSAGGVLLGGYIAQTVEWRTAFIAVGIMGILIAPLFRLVVREPARPVQSGTPVPVSAVFGILAAKRSFWFLALGAACSSMCGYGVAFWLPSLLMRSFGLDLLGAGQFLGGLLLLGGVADVLLGGFLGDAMGNRDKAWFAWVPAISYVIGMPLFVVGVLSSSVGFAFALFLIPQALVYVWLGPVLTAVQHLVPPHMRASASATFLLINNLVGLGLGSWSVGALSDALTPTYGQEALRYAIVAALGFYLLAGLFMALAGKALRKDWVTA, encoded by the coding sequence ATGACCGACCGAACCTCTTCCCCCGCCTATCGTGGCGTCGTGCTGGCGATGCTGCTGCTGGTCTATACCTTCAACTTTCTCGACCGGCAGATCCTGGGCATCCTCGCCGGGCCGATCAAGGCGGAGCTGGGGCTGACCGATACCCAGCTCGGCGCGCTGGGCGGCATCGCCTTCGCGCTCCTCTATTCGACGCTGGCGATCCCGCTGGCGCTGCTCGCCGACCGGACCAGCCGCACCTGGGTCATCACCGTCAGCCTTGCCATCTGGAGCGGCTTCACCGCGCTCTGCGGCATGGCCGGCAATTTCATGCAGATGTTCCTGTTCCGCATCGGCGTCGGCGTGGGGGAGGCGGGCGGCGTCGCCCCCTCCTATGCCGTCATCTCCGACTATTTCCCGCAGCATCAGCGGGCCCGTGCCCTCTCCATTTATTCGCTCGGCATCCCGCTCGGCTCGGCCGGCGGCGTGCTGCTGGGTGGCTATATCGCCCAGACCGTCGAATGGCGCACCGCCTTCATCGCGGTCGGCATCATGGGCATCCTCATCGCGCCGCTCTTCCGCCTGGTGGTGCGCGAACCCGCCCGGCCCGTGCAGTCGGGTACGCCCGTCCCGGTCAGCGCGGTGTTCGGCATTCTCGCGGCCAAACGCAGCTTTTGGTTCCTGGCATTGGGCGCCGCGTGCAGCTCGATGTGCGGCTATGGCGTCGCCTTCTGGCTGCCCAGCCTGTTGATGCGCAGCTTCGGCCTCGACCTGCTGGGCGCGGGCCAGTTTCTGGGCGGGCTGCTGCTGCTGGGCGGGGTCGCGGACGTGCTGCTCGGCGGCTTCCTGGGCGACGCCATGGGCAATCGCGACAAGGCCTGGTTCGCCTGGGTGCCCGCGATCAGCTATGTGATCGGCATGCCCTTGTTCGTGGTCGGGGTGCTCTCGTCCAGCGTCGGCTTCGCCTTCGCTTTGTTCCTGATTCCGCAGGCCTTGGTCTATGTCTGGCTCGGCCCGGTGCTGACCGCCGTGCAGCATCTGGTGCCCCCGCATATGCGCGCCAGCGCCTCGGCGACCTTCCTGCTGATCAACAATCTCGTCGGCCTTGGCCTTGGCAGCTGGAGCGTCGGCGCCCTGTCCGATGCGCTGACCCCGACTTATGGCCAGGAAGCGCTGCGCTACGCCATCGTCGCGGCGCTTGGCTTCTACCTGCTCGCCGGCCTGTTCATGGCGCTCGCTGGCAAGGCGCTGCGCAAGGATTGGGTGACGGCCTGA